From a single Lolium rigidum isolate FL_2022 chromosome 7, APGP_CSIRO_Lrig_0.1, whole genome shotgun sequence genomic region:
- the LOC124677075 gene encoding uncharacterized protein LOC124677075 has protein sequence MLSLTWHSGQLEADTEERVLNSLEPHINLAKLKIEGYNGMRSPSWMENPMLTNLTYISLSCCNNWQHLPPLGRLPSLKYLYLADMDAVKIIEDSFYGCDSTFAFPSLKLLSIESLPSLEEWVEVEGMIMFPRLEELFIRRCRVLRNIPALPSSLAYLEISDVGLSTLPATYHSSQTAVPQKPLRSRLKIYNCSNLVTLGQEYCFLCLEELDIQYCGNLLYLPMDRLQALPLLKSLTVLDCPKLMAPQADISLPSSIRELYIARCGFYSTCLLNTLCRLTCLTTLRLYDCAIAAAPPEDISLPSSIRKLHIISFGVYETCLLNSLCSLTSLSTLCLSNCAMTTLPSAEVFRSLRSVQHLEIVRCSELSGLDGIEELAYLTELVVDGCEKLLSISSPEMFQVSDPSQTASVFPSHLGRLHKLRISNPFPLQCEPLRRANSVKDLTIHSGSRCLPEEWLMQNCNHLKHLGVLDASQLECVPSIMARLTSLETLEFKGAILIQSLPELPASLRVLQFLGCHPVLKQRCRKRRGCDWHKVAHIRYLQIVQDSPSSYSWNSNYLLA, from the coding sequence ATGTTGTCACTCACTTGGCATAGTGGCCAACTTGAAGCAGATACAGAGGAACGAGTACTCAATAGCCTTGAACCTCACATAAATCTTGCCAAGCTGAAGATTGAAGGATATAATGGTATGAGATCTCCGAGTTGGatggaaaatcccatgctcaccaactTGACATACATTTCACTCTCATGCTGTAACAACTGGCAACACCTTCCACCTCTAGGCAGGCTACCTTCACTCAAGTATCTCTACCTAGCAGATATGGATGCAGTGAAAATAATAGAAGATTCATTTTATGGCTGTGACAGTACTTTTGCCTTCCCATCTCTCAAGTTGCTCTCAATTGAAAGTCTTCCATCGCTAGAGGAGTGGGTTGAAGTGGAGGGTATGATTATGTTTCCGCGGCTCGAGGAACTATTCATTAGAAGATGCAGGGTATTGAGAAATATTCCAGCATTACCATCTAGTCTTGCCTATCTTGAAATAAGTGACGTTGGTTTGTCCACTCTTCCTGCAACTTATCATTCTAGTCAAACAGCAGTACCCCAAAAGCCATTACGATCCCGGCTGAAGATCTATAATTGTTCAAACCTAGTCACACTAGGCCAAGAGTACTGTTTTCTCTGTCTTGAGGAATTAGACATTCAGTATTGTGGAAATCTGTTGTATCTGCCAATGGATCGGTTGCAGGCACTCCCACTTCTCAAAAGTTTGACAGTGCTGGATTGCCCAAAGCTGATGGCACCGCAGGCAGATATCAGTTTGCCATCGTCTATCAGAGAGCTTTATATTGCTCGATGTGGTTTTTACAGCACTTGTCTACTAAACACCCTGTGCAGACTCACTTGCCTTACTACTCTGCGTTTATATGATTGTGCGATAGCAGCTGCCCCACCTGAAGATATCAGTTTGCCATCGTCAATACGGAAGCTTCATATTATTTCATTTGGTGTTTATGAGACCTGTCTTCTCAATTCCCTGTGTAGTCTCACTTCCCTAAGTACTCTTTGTTTAAGTAATTGTGCGATGACAACCCTTCCATCTGCAGAAGTTTTTAGGAGTCTCAGATCTGTGCAGCATTTGGAAATTGTGCGCTGCAGCGAGCTTTCTGGGTTAGATGGAATAGAAGAACTCGCATACCTCACGGAGTTAGTTGTCGATGGATGCGAGAAGCTTCTTAGCATATCGTCTCCAGAAATGTTTCAAGTTTCTGATCCTAGTCAAACTGCTAGTGTCTTTCCTTCACACCTTGGAAGACTTCACAAGCTGAGAATCAGCAATCCATTTCCCTTGCAATGTGAGCCGTTGAGAAGAGCCAACTCAGTTAAAGACTTGACTATTCATAGCGGCTCTAGATGTTTACCTGAGGAGTGGTTGATGCAAAACTGTAACCATCTTAAACACCTGGGAGTGCTTGATGCTTCTCAACTGGAGTGTGTACCTTCAATCATGGCAAGGCTCACCTCCCTCGAAACACTGGAATTTAAAGGAGCTATACTGATCCAGTCACTTCCAGAGCTGCCTGCCTCCTTACGAGTTTTACAATTCCTCGGTTGTCACCCTGTACTGAAGCAACGATGCAGAAAGAGAAGAGGTTGTGACTGGCATAAGGTTGCTCACATCCGTTATCTGCAGATTGTACAGGATTCTCCATCATCATATTCCTGGAATTCCAACTATCTTCTGGCTTGA